The proteins below come from a single Clostridiisalibacter paucivorans DSM 22131 genomic window:
- a CDS encoding DUF1492 domain-containing protein yields the protein MNAKEYLSQAIWLDQMIDSKLEQLATLKSLAMKVTSSFTKEKICGGNIEKSKMESTMVKVIDLENEINADIDRLVDLKKDIQDTINMMDDINQQLLLELRYLSGKGWDEIAASMGYDPRTVYRIHGKALKEFERMKLCQ from the coding sequence ATGAATGCAAAGGAATATTTATCTCAAGCAATCTGGCTGGACCAGATGATTGATAGTAAGTTAGAGCAATTGGCAACGCTCAAAAGCCTAGCCATGAAAGTTACATCGAGCTTTACCAAGGAAAAAATCTGTGGTGGGAATATTGAGAAGAGCAAGATGGAAAGCACCATGGTGAAAGTCATTGACCTTGAAAATGAAATCAATGCTGACATTGATCGCTTGGTTGATCTCAAGAAAGACATTCAAGATACCATTAACATGATGGATGATATCAACCAACAGCTCTTACTTGAACTTCGATACCTAAGCGGAAAAGGCTGGGATGAGATTGCAGCTTCCATGGGGTATGATCCAAGAACGGTGTATCGAATTCATGGAAAAGCCCTAAAAGAATTCGAAAGGATGAAATTGTGTCAGTAA
- a CDS encoding HNH endonuclease, with product MPWKPKSICNYPGCQSLTHDRYCEKHKKEMIRIQNDRSSKMYTYQWRKASKEFLKKHPLCVHCEREGRLTPATEVDHIKPHGGNRKLFWNKNNWQPLCKSCHSKKTAEEDGGFGNNPKPTRG from the coding sequence ATGCCCTGGAAACCAAAGAGCATTTGTAACTATCCTGGGTGTCAGTCGCTGACCCATGATAGATATTGTGAGAAGCACAAGAAAGAAATGATTAGGATTCAGAACGACAGGAGTTCAAAGATGTACACCTACCAGTGGCGAAAGGCCAGCAAGGAGTTTCTTAAGAAGCATCCCCTGTGTGTTCACTGCGAGAGAGAAGGAAGACTCACCCCGGCAACTGAGGTGGACCACATCAAACCACACGGTGGTAACCGGAAACTCTTCTGGAACAAAAACAACTGGCAGCCGCTGTGTAAAAGTTGTCACTCCAAGAAGACCGCTGAAGAAGATGGAGGCTTCGGAAATAATCCGAAACCCACGAGGGGGTAG
- a CDS encoding VRR-NUC domain-containing protein produces the protein MRNETKIEKHLVLNLYRNWPVTIATEIEVKDMTEKELELMLVREVKRRGGRAFKFISPGINGVPDRLVLLPGGRVGFVEVKAPGKKMRPNQIKRKSELEGLGFLVYCLDNPEDIGGVVDGIARSCTT, from the coding sequence TTGAGAAATGAAACAAAAATTGAAAAGCACTTAGTATTGAACTTATACAGAAATTGGCCAGTAACAATAGCAACAGAAATTGAGGTGAAAGACATGACTGAAAAAGAACTAGAGCTGATGCTCGTGAGAGAAGTGAAAAGAAGAGGTGGGAGAGCTTTTAAGTTTATCTCCCCTGGAATAAATGGAGTGCCTGACCGATTGGTACTTCTGCCCGGAGGCAGAGTAGGATTTGTTGAGGTGAAGGCACCGGGAAAAAAGATGAGACCCAATCAGATAAAGAGAAAAAGTGAGCTGGAAGGGCTAGGGTTTTTGGTTTATTGCCTTGACAATCCAGAAGATATTGGAGGTGTGGTGGATGGGATTGCCAGAAGTTGTACTACCTAA
- a CDS encoding DEAD/DEAH box helicase encodes MGLPEVVLPKSRLPYHPHEYQTHCTEFILEKTSAGLFLDMGLGKSVITLTALVDLLHDRFEVSKVLVIAPLRVANTTWLDEVLKWKHLKNLRVSRVLGSAKDRTMALYKKADIYTINRENVPWLVDFYKNEWPFDMVIIDELSSFKSPSAKRFRALKKVRHKIKRIVGLTGTPAPNGLLDIWSQIYLLDGGERLGRTFSGYRSRYFHPQKYVNGGIPTDYALNDDAEEKIYDKISDICISMKALEYLKMPEIIFNKVEVELSEKEMKLYRKLERDLLLPLEDSDVDAANAAVLSNKLLQMSGGTVYDEYGDVHQIHDRKLDALEDLVEAANGKPVLIYYGFRHERDRIKERFDAGDINTSEDIARWNRGEMKIALCHPASAGHGLNLQEGGSTIIWFSVTWSLELYQQANARLWRQGQKQTVVIHHLLAKDTIDHRVMMALDNKDTGQNALIEAVKARIENLRNGG; translated from the coding sequence ATGGGATTGCCAGAAGTTGTACTACCTAAATCAAGACTACCGTATCACCCTCATGAATATCAGACCCACTGTACAGAGTTCATCTTGGAGAAGACTTCAGCAGGTCTGTTCTTAGACATGGGACTTGGCAAGAGTGTGATTACATTAACTGCTCTTGTGGACCTACTCCATGATCGGTTTGAAGTATCCAAGGTCTTAGTGATTGCACCACTCCGAGTGGCAAATACCACATGGCTAGACGAGGTCCTAAAGTGGAAGCATCTGAAGAACTTGAGGGTTTCAAGGGTTCTCGGTAGTGCAAAGGACCGGACCATGGCTCTTTACAAGAAGGCAGATATCTACACCATCAACAGAGAGAATGTCCCGTGGCTCGTGGACTTTTATAAAAACGAATGGCCCTTTGACATGGTGATCATCGATGAGCTATCAAGTTTCAAATCACCATCAGCCAAAAGGTTTAGAGCACTTAAGAAGGTCAGACACAAAATAAAAAGGATTGTGGGGCTGACTGGAACGCCAGCTCCCAATGGCCTCTTGGATATTTGGAGTCAGATTTACCTTCTTGATGGTGGCGAGCGGCTTGGAAGAACCTTTAGTGGATACCGCAGCAGATACTTCCACCCACAGAAATATGTGAACGGTGGTATACCAACAGACTATGCACTGAACGATGATGCAGAGGAAAAGATATACGACAAGATTTCTGATATCTGCATCAGTATGAAAGCTCTAGAGTATCTGAAGATGCCGGAAATCATTTTCAACAAAGTGGAAGTGGAGCTTTCAGAAAAGGAAATGAAGCTTTATAGGAAGCTCGAAAGAGATCTCCTGCTTCCTCTTGAGGATAGCGATGTGGATGCAGCCAATGCAGCGGTGCTTTCCAACAAGCTCCTACAGATGTCGGGTGGAACAGTCTATGACGAGTACGGAGATGTACACCAGATTCATGACAGGAAGCTGGATGCTTTAGAGGATCTTGTTGAAGCAGCCAATGGAAAACCAGTACTGATCTACTATGGATTCAGACATGAGCGTGACCGAATCAAAGAGAGATTTGATGCAGGAGATATTAACACCTCGGAGGACATTGCCAGATGGAATCGGGGAGAGATGAAAATTGCCCTTTGCCATCCGGCATCAGCTGGGCATGGCCTCAATCTTCAAGAGGGTGGTTCCACCATCATTTGGTTTAGTGTCACCTGGAGTCTGGAACTATACCAGCAAGCCAATGCCAGACTGTGGCGTCAAGGCCAAAAACAAACGGTAGTGATCCATCATTTACTAGCCAAAGACACAATAGATCATAGAGTAATGATGGCACTTGATAATAAAGACACTGGTCAGAACGCTTTGATTGAAGCGGTCAAGGCCAGAATAGAAAACTTGAGAAATGGAGGATAA
- a CDS encoding DUF4406 domain-containing protein: MSVNKFNAEGYHDPTVYEALTNIEKEEKQRKKKKIVFICSPFAGDIQGNTRRARRYGRFAVTEKAVPIIPHLMYPQFLEEDDPEERQLGIDMGLILLSKCHELWVFGNRISSGMSVEIARAKRWNIPIRYFTNECAETGGVGK; this comes from the coding sequence ATGAGTGTAAATAAATTTAATGCTGAAGGCTATCATGACCCAACGGTTTATGAGGCGTTAACCAATATTGAAAAAGAAGAGAAGCAAAGAAAGAAAAAGAAGATCGTGTTTATCTGCAGTCCCTTTGCCGGTGATATCCAAGGAAACACCAGACGTGCAAGAAGGTATGGAAGATTTGCTGTGACTGAGAAAGCAGTACCCATCATCCCGCATTTGATGTACCCACAGTTTCTTGAGGAGGATGATCCAGAAGAACGACAGCTGGGGATTGATATGGGACTCATACTCTTAAGTAAGTGCCATGAGCTTTGGGTCTTTGGGAACAGAATCTCATCAGGGATGAGTGTGGAGATTGCCAGAGCAAAGAGATGGAACATACCCATCAGATATTTTACTAATGAGTGTGCAGAAACTGGAGGTGTGGGCAAATGA